A window from Gopherus flavomarginatus isolate rGopFla2 chromosome 4, rGopFla2.mat.asm, whole genome shotgun sequence encodes these proteins:
- the LOC127048973 gene encoding C-C chemokine receptor type 6-like isoform X1 — MNDVENYTDYPNDPFDYDQIQTPCDKGEVRNFTKVFLPIAYSIICVLGLVGNIFVVMTFALYKKPKSMTDIYLFNMAIADILFVLTLPFWAVNYAAEKWIFGDFICKITRGIYAINFNCGMLLLAFISMDRYIAIVQATKSFKLRARTLAYSSLICLTVWISSILISCPTFIFSQSYSHSINETEQICEHRSNTETKGTTLKLLLLSMQLLFGFFIPLLFMVFCYAFIVNSLVKAQNSKRNKAICLIVLIVIVFLVCQVPYNMVLLVTAINMGKLNKLCDSEKQIAFAKYITEVLAFFHCCLNPVLYAFIGVKFRSYFVNIMKDLWCLRYKKYKTKSSRISSDTYHSRQTSEIMSDNVSSFTM, encoded by the exons ATGAATGAT GTAGAAAACTACACAGACTATCCAAACGATCCATTTGATTATGATCAAATTCAAACACCATGTGACAAAGGAGAAGTCAGAAACTTCACAAAAGTATTTTTGCCAATTGCATACTCAATTATATGCGTCTTAGGCTTAGTGGGTAACATCTTTGTAGTAATGACCTTTGCTTTATATAAAAAACCCAAGTCTATGACAGATATATACCTCTTCAACATGGCAATAGCAGACATATTGTTTGTTCTCACACTTCCATTCTGGGCAGTAAATTATGCTGCTGAAAAATGGATCTTTGGTGACTTCATATGCAAAATTACCAGAGGTATTTATGCAATCAACTTCAATTGCGGTATGCTACTCTTGGCCTTTATCAGTATGGACCGATACATTGCTATTGTACAGGCAACAAAGTCATTTAAACTTCGGGCTAGAACGCTAGCATACAGTAGTCTGATCTGTTTGACTGTATGGATATCGTCAATTTTAATTTCCTGTCCCACTTTCATATTCAGTCAAAGCTACAGCCACTCCATCAATGAAACAGAACAGATttgtgaacacagatccaacacTGAGACAAAAGGCACTACTTTGAAATTATTGCTGCTGAGTATGCAACTTCTATTTGGATTTTTTATCCCTCTGCTGTTTATGGTATTTTGCTATGCATTCATTGTCAATAGCTTGGTGAAAGCTCAGAATTCCAAAAGAAACAAAGCAATATGTCTGATTGTATTAATTGTGATTGTTTTCCTGGTTTGTCAGGTACCATATAACATGGTGCTTCTTGTGACTGCCATAAATATGGGTAAATTGAATAAACTGTGTGATAGTGAAAAGCAAATAGCCTTTGCGAAGTACATTACAGAAGTCCTGGCCTTCTTCCATTGTTGTTTGAACCCAGTGCTCTACGCTTTTATTGGGGTGAAATTTAGAAGTTACTTTGTGAATATAATGAAGGACCTTTGGTGCCTGAGATACAAGAAATACAAGACCAAGAGTTCAAGGATAAGTTCTGATACCTATCACTCCAGGCAGACAAGTGAAATTATGAGTGACAATGTGTCATCCTTTACTATGTAA
- the LOC127048973 gene encoding C-C chemokine receptor type 6-like isoform X2, protein MNEVENYTDYPNDPFDYDQIQTPCDKGEVRNFTKVFLPIAYSIICVLGLVGNIFVVMTFALYKKPKSMTDIYLFNMAIADILFVLTLPFWAVNYAAEKWIFGDFICKITRGIYAINFNCGMLLLAFISMDRYIAIVQATKSFKLRARTLAYSSLICLTVWISSILISCPTFIFSQSYSHSINETEQICEHRSNTETKGTTLKLLLLSMQLLFGFFIPLLFMVFCYAFIVNSLVKAQNSKRNKAICLIVLIVIVFLVCQVPYNMVLLVTAINMGKLNKLCDSEKQIAFAKYITEVLAFFHCCLNPVLYAFIGVKFRSYFVNIMKDLWCLRYKKYKTKSSRISSDTYHSRQTSEIMSDNVSSFTM, encoded by the coding sequence GTAGAAAACTACACAGACTATCCAAACGATCCATTTGATTATGATCAAATTCAAACACCATGTGACAAAGGAGAAGTCAGAAACTTCACAAAAGTATTTTTGCCAATTGCATACTCAATTATATGCGTCTTAGGCTTAGTGGGTAACATCTTTGTAGTAATGACCTTTGCTTTATATAAAAAACCCAAGTCTATGACAGATATATACCTCTTCAACATGGCAATAGCAGACATATTGTTTGTTCTCACACTTCCATTCTGGGCAGTAAATTATGCTGCTGAAAAATGGATCTTTGGTGACTTCATATGCAAAATTACCAGAGGTATTTATGCAATCAACTTCAATTGCGGTATGCTACTCTTGGCCTTTATCAGTATGGACCGATACATTGCTATTGTACAGGCAACAAAGTCATTTAAACTTCGGGCTAGAACGCTAGCATACAGTAGTCTGATCTGTTTGACTGTATGGATATCGTCAATTTTAATTTCCTGTCCCACTTTCATATTCAGTCAAAGCTACAGCCACTCCATCAATGAAACAGAACAGATttgtgaacacagatccaacacTGAGACAAAAGGCACTACTTTGAAATTATTGCTGCTGAGTATGCAACTTCTATTTGGATTTTTTATCCCTCTGCTGTTTATGGTATTTTGCTATGCATTCATTGTCAATAGCTTGGTGAAAGCTCAGAATTCCAAAAGAAACAAAGCAATATGTCTGATTGTATTAATTGTGATTGTTTTCCTGGTTTGTCAGGTACCATATAACATGGTGCTTCTTGTGACTGCCATAAATATGGGTAAATTGAATAAACTGTGTGATAGTGAAAAGCAAATAGCCTTTGCGAAGTACATTACAGAAGTCCTGGCCTTCTTCCATTGTTGTTTGAACCCAGTGCTCTACGCTTTTATTGGGGTGAAATTTAGAAGTTACTTTGTGAATATAATGAAGGACCTTTGGTGCCTGAGATACAAGAAATACAAGACCAAGAGTTCAAGGATAAGTTCTGATACCTATCACTCCAGGCAGACAAGTGAAATTATGAGTGACAATGTGTCATCCTTTACTATGTAA